One window of Sulfurospirillum sp. 1612 genomic DNA carries:
- a CDS encoding ArsR/SmtB family transcription factor, whose amino-acid sequence MEEERLVKCLAQLGNLTRLRIFRLLVKAGQDGLSVGEIQEALKIPGSTLSHHISKLTNLELVKQKREGRILHCIANYELLDIVIAELQNQCCVYETMK is encoded by the coding sequence ATGGAAGAAGAAAGATTAGTAAAATGCTTGGCACAATTAGGAAATCTTACGCGATTGAGAATTTTCAGGCTTTTAGTAAAGGCAGGTCAAGACGGATTGAGTGTCGGTGAAATACAAGAAGCGTTAAAAATCCCCGGATCGACACTCTCTCATCATATCTCCAAACTCACAAATTTAGAGCTGGTAAAACAAAAAAGAGAAGGTAGAATATTGCATTGCATCGCAAATTATGAGTTGCTCGATATCGTCATAGCAGAGCTTCAAAACCAGTGTTGTGTGTATGAAACAATGAAATAA